TTCGTTGGTCTGGTAACAACAGGTCGGTGCCGGAGGGTTAATTACGGGTGGATTCTACGAGAGCGGGCGGTTGAGAGTGTCAGGTTCTCAGTTGTTTATTTCTGGGTTAGGGAGATGTCTGTTGGAAAAACGAAATTTTATAGCTGGGAACTACTGCTACGGCGCTCGTCCTCGTAGCCCATTTTATATGCCATGACCACATGAGGCTGATGGTTTTATAATAGTCTCTGCTCATAGTGTCTTTGACTCTAGCCGGCGATGTTTGCAGGATTCACATACTGACAGTGTGTTAATGTCTCGCTCGTTGAGAATCGGGGCTCGGGGAACCAAGCATTAGAATTGTTACTCACGGCATGGAGTCACGGTTGGGCGAAGACAAGTAAGATCACGCCTAATTACAGGGTGGAAATAGGAGACCAGCGGCACCATTTTGaagtcctccgccgccgacgaccaccATCAAATCAGACGCAAAGAAACAGTATTGCAACAACTGCTCAGTGTCTGAAACCAACCCAAGGACCTCTTTGGTTGGACTTAAAATTGccttttgacttttgacttATAAGTTACATAAGCATCTAAATAGTTGCTTTTAACTTTAACTTTTTGcttataccatcatctaaTAATATCAAGTTAAAAGCCAAAACAAAAAGCACATAATTTGATGCTTTTATAGTTTATAAgacaaaaatcagaaaatagTTTTAAACCCAACCAAACATGGCATAAACCAAGGGAAGCTTTTTTGGCCCAGCAAGGCCGTTTCAATTTCATTGCTACTCCGTACTTTTGTGATCAGCTTCAAGACTCGACATTCCcgaactgatttttttttcaacattCATGTGTGATTAGCTCTGAACTGAAATATGTCAAAgtgtatatttttgtttgttgtcaagcttctgaaaaaaaaacactgtgCTTTTGCCGTTTTTTCTTGGCTGATGCTTTTAGCTTCAGATCTGGAATTTTGATTGAGCTTaaacagaagcagcagcaacagacGAGGAAACTAAGAGAGGAAGATGGCCACGTTTTTACAGGGTTTTCAGCAAAAAAATCCCAACCGTAGCGGCAGCAAAACACCCGCCAAACGCCCATGAGCCGACGTGTACGTGGTCAACGTGCCACGTAGGCGAGTCAGATGTGTCCGAGCAAACTTAGGATCTCGCGTGCATCACTTATCATAAAATTAGGACTAAAATGTTCAGTTTTCATAGTTTTAGGATTAAACTGACATTGTGACAATCAAAATAGGAACGGGGGTGTATTTACATACGTAAACAAACAGCCAAGCTCCCAAGCTCATATGATGGGAAAAGAGGGCTACAGCTTTACATTTTCTTTCTAGAGTCGGCTGCGGCTTTACATGGGAATCGGTCTCCACAGCCCAAGAAAGGACCAAGacatctttctttttcagcCCAAGACAAGAAGGCCGGCCCATGAAAGAAATTCAGAGCTTGTCGACACCACGAACATCAGGACTTTGGATCATCTCTCTCGGCGCTACAGCGTACACCAAGCACGTATCCGTCCATCGTGTTGAAGAGAGACGGTCACGGCGGCAGCAATGAATGCTGATGGCCATGATGGTGCGGAGGCCAACGCATCCCTTCTCTCGGGCAACAAGCGAGGAGCAGCGGAGCCGGCTGCGCCAGGAACGTCGGATACCGCTGCCCCGGCATCACCACCGTCAGGTCCAAGGCCaccacggcctcctcctccatctgcaaaaccaaaaacaaaaacaaatatcaTCAGCTCGCGTGTAATTTTTCTttaattcttcttttttttgctacCACGGACGGACACGTCTGTCCTGCTGACAGGATGCACGTGAACCGAAATGCATGGCCACGAGCGTGCAGCCGAATTAATGCGCGAGCTCTCGTGTCTGAATCAATCTTACCTTTGGCGGAGGCGCGAGCTTGTCCGGTGAGCCGTGGTCGCGCGGGCCACCGGGGTGCCGGCCCGCGGGCTGCGAGTGCGACGACTGGCCATCTCCGTCTCCGTCgtgggccgcggcggaggcccAGCCGGGCTTGATGAGGTGCTCGAAGATGGCCATGAGGAGGAACATGGAGATGAggatggcggtggccgcgAAGCCGAAGGAGATGGCGCTGGCGTTCGTGGACGACGACCCGAGCTCCTTCACGCCGTCGTCCCTCGCGTTTTCGCCCGACGACGGCGTCGCGTCCCCCATCCACGGCCTCCCCGCAAAGCCACTCATGGCCTGGGCGGCCTGGCTAGCTGATCCCAACCTTCTTGGGTAAATATATAAATCTTCACGGGGAGCTGGATTGTTGGAGCTCTCGCCTAGTACCTCGCAGAGGAAATGCAGGCACCGAATACGGCTGAGTTCATCATTATCTCCTcactcctgagtcctgaccaTGTGCATGTGACGCTGCTTCTGGAGAGACGGTATCACGATCTACACGTGAAGAGAGGCAGAAAAGTTAAATGAAAATTGCAGGCGACTGGTACCTTCCGgtacatttgttttttctcttgcaAGATAAACATGTGGCAAACTTTTTTCTTTGGATAAGAGCCATGTGGCAAAAACTGATGAACTAGAACCGGAAACTATAATAATGTCATCACACCACGTATGCATTGGAATATTACACGGTTCTGTTGCTTCTTGAGTTTCTCCTGTTTTGGTTTCTGTCTCTCGTCAAGAGTAAAGCTGAAAAGCTTGCAGAAAAGGGAAGAAAGAGCAGGGAAACAGAGGAAGGACTGGGCTGAAACCCAAGCAGCGAACTACTCATTCTTGAACCCAGCAGGAGAAGTCAGGAAACACCTAAATTGCAGGCAAAAGAAACACACCTTTAGTACTCTCGCTTCGCTGCTGCCACAGCCAAGAACCAGCAGCAACTGCCTGTTTGCCGGCGCCTCATCCAAGTTGGTGTAGTATTTCCTGAATGCCAAGAACCCTACAAGATGAGCGATAGCTTGGCTGTCTCTACTTAAAGGGGGTTCTGATCTCTCCTTGGCCAAGGGAAAATGGTGGTGCTGGCGTTGTGGGGGTGGTCAAGAGGGAGAggaacaaaaggaaaagatgGAAGAACAAAAAGAGCGTGGGGGCTTTAGGCTGTGGTGTGCCACCTTATacagaaaacaagaaatgATTTAAGAGATTCAACAACAGTTTGATGGGAGGCTGCCTGCCTACAAGAATGGTGCAAAAAACAATCACGGAATCATGTTTGGGCACCTCAAAAAGAGTGGCTCCTCATCCCCATACACACATCCTGTAGCGACCCACATGACCCTAGAACTATTGTGGTTTTGTAGCTGTAGTAGAGCAGGGCAGGGCAggagaggcagaggaggaggggcaaatGATTCAAAAGGGGGCAAGGAAAAAGGCAAAGGTAAAGAAAGAGAACGTAGGGAAAGCAGCACATAAAAAGAATAGAGGTCTGGCGTTGTGCAGGATCCCCAATCAGATATTGAAAGTCAGTGTCAATAATGCTGCGTGTCAGGTCGCTCAGGTAAAACGGCAGCCTCTACTGCTCCTCCTACTGAAATCGCATGGCGCCCATTTCTAGCACCGCATCTTCACATGTGAATCGTGATGTGACGTGACATCAGAATTGTTGGATTGATCTCCTTCATAGTGTTGAGAAATTGGCAATTACACGACATCATATTCAGAAATGGCAACATGGTTTTCtcgagaaaagaagaagaggcaaaGATGAGGGAACCGAGATGGGAGGGAACTGGCGAAGCAAAGCACATCTCTTTGCTTGCAAGGGGAAAACACTCAAAGAGAGCATTTGTTTGTTGTTATGGGGAAGCAAGAGATGCCTCTTATTATTGCTAAGTGAATGTATGTGGCAGGATGGAAGGAGGAGGACAGGGAGGCATGGCCTCTTGAGGCTGCAAGGCAATCGGCCGGGGTCCTACGGCCAGACCGCTCGGTGGGTCATCTGCAACCACATGAGTACATGACCATTGTACGCTCAATTGTACATGTTAGACTCCATCTCAAACCCCTGATATAAGCATCACTACGGCTAGTGTACCAATAATCTTTAAAAGATAAATACACCGCATGGTCTAATTATCAGTATCACTGCAGGGACAGATGAAAGGAAACGAAGCATTTTAAGCAACTCTCTCTATGTACGGTTCAGCTAGATAGCGCCACTGGCCTGTCAGCTGTAGCATGATGCATAAGCATGGGTACAACAATGCAGGGATAGGCTGTCTCCCTTGCAAGGCAGGGACATGGCATGAGCCTGGTTGCCAAAAGAGTTGGAGGACGCATCTCCAACATGCCATTTAACTATGTCCGAAGAAGTAAGTGCCTGGTACCCCAGGCCCCCAACTCCTAACCAACATTGGACTGAGTTTTTGGATACGTATactcatataattatatgtgCGTAGGGAAGCTATGGTATATAAACGAAAGCCAGTCAGTTTGATATGTTTTCTCCCGGCCGGATACAAGTCTTGGTCTTTCATTCTTCAGTTCCGAGGCTGATCTGAGCAGTAAGATACTCGAAGCCCATGCTTGCTTGCCATGCGCCAAAATCTCACCTAGGATACTCTAGGAGGCAGCAGATCCGCCAAAAAGCTGTTTCAATTATCAGTCGACTGGCTAATCTAACTCCTTCCACTTTTCTGCATGGCACTTGTTTCGCAACGTTGGTATCGCGCTCGGTAATGATTAGTGTATCTAGAACGGCTGCGTTCTGTCTACCAGTAAATTAAGTGAGTACATGGCCTTATATTATTGCCACACTTTGGGAAATAAAGGCAAGCTGGTAACCGATGATTAAGCATCCATGAAATTACCATGGGCAATAGTAAAGTAATACTGTTAGTTATAACTGATGATTAGGCTTCCAATGAAATGAACTTCCTTTATTTATTCAGAACAACTATTTTGAAAGTTAAATGGCCTTCCTTATGACAACATTATTTCTTTCTGTACACACTTGCTTTGCCCTGTCTCCTCTCCCTGAACAACATCTAGTCTATCCAGATAAAATAAGAAAAGTCTCCAAAGTGAGTAATTGCAGAGACAATTAAAGTGCAGCTTCCACTACTAAAAACCTTTGCACGCCATGCTTTAGCGTCGAGAGGGGTGGCTGGCGATCGAGGACTAGGCCATCGGTGAGGCCAATGAACTCCTTGCATACTTGTTTAGTATACTAATCTCAAgaacatacatacatacgcGTCCGTGCATCTGCAATCCCCTGACCAGTTTCCCTAGCTTCTTGGGAGTGTCGACTGATCCGTTGCAGACGTACTGCGAGTACCGAAGAGGCAACGGCATGGAGGAAAGGAGCCCAATTGTTAAAAGCAAATCTGATCAGTTTGGACTTCTTGCTCCAGCTTTATGCTGCACCACTACCCCCAACACAAGCAATCCTCAGTTCGGCCCTCCcaagaaaaaaggaaggaaaagaTGACAAATTAtaggaaggaaagaaagagaagaagaataaTTCAGGTCATTTTGTAGAAGGGGAATTAATTAAAGGAGAAGGTTCTCGACATATAAGATGGGATTAACAATGATAATAACGCAAAGGCAAGGGGCATGACAGAATGACGTGCTAGGGAAAAGCCTGGACCAGATGGAGCCGGAGAGATTACAGAAACGGGGATTGGGCACATGCACGGAGGGGCTGAGACCTGAGAGGTTTAGGCGCGCGCAGACAGCAGGATTAGACCGGATGGGTTGGGCATTGAATCGGTTCTGAATTCCGCATACCTGATCATGTCAAACTGACCATGATTATATCTATTGCTTAATGCTAGCTAGTAGTAGCAGCTAGCTAGGACGTGAAATATTTTAGCGACGGGGAAAGACAGGGTCCGGTCTCTGTCGTGTCGCGCGCGCTCTGCCTTTTTACTCGGGGTCGAAGCTGAGGGACCGCCAAATGCATGGCGGGCCTCGCCCTGCTCCTCTTCCCCGCAACTTGTAGAGAAAAGAGAcgaaacaaaaagaacatgAAAGCGAAGGGTTAAGGTGACCACATTCACAATTTCACATACATGGAATAATTTTCGGGAAAAAGGTCTATACCCTGAAGTTACGAACAAGGTATTTGTAGTCGTAGAAGCCGTAGTTTTGGTCTCTGGATTTTGCAGGATTTCACATACCATCCAGTAATAACTAAGTTTATCTTGGTAAGTCTGCATAAAAGTCGATATGTCCGAGTGGTTAAGGAGACAGACTCGAAATCTGTTGGGCTTTGCCTGCGCAGGTTCGAATCCTGCTGTCGACGCTTTTTCTGTTTaatttcctctcttttttcttctcacgATGCGGAGAACTGCCGATCTTGCGCGACACCGTGCAATGCGAGGTCCATTTGGCTAGCACGGCCTTTCCCATTCATCCACGCCACTGCAGATGACCTTTTGTTCCGGCCTGGTCGTGTTACTTCGGCCTTCCTCCTAGTTCCTGAGCAAATCAGCATATAAAGGAACTGGCTTGCGAAAAAAGCCCATGTATAAACCTCTACACTGCTCCCACACGGTTCGCACATCAGGTTCAGGAAGCCCAAGTTTGTAATCGCTTCAGGGAGCCCAAGTTTGTGCCAACCTTCCTTTAATAAGCCCATAATAACAAGGGACTCGCagagtttttttcttttagggaAAGACGGTCGTTTCCGTCATTCGattagagagaaaaaatagaaCTGTACAGGCTCTCAATCCCCGGGGGAatcaaagagaagagaaaccaaagcaaagcaaaatgaCGCGAGAGGAAAATCTAGACGTCTCCCGAGTCTATGGAGCTCGCCAAAGTACGGCTCTGCACCTCTTTCCAAACTAAGTAAGCTACCTCTAAAGTGGTCAAAGCCGACGAATGGAAGATTCGTCTGTTGCGTTCCTTCCAAATCCCCCACCAGGTGGTGATGAGCCTTCTGCTGAGCGTCCTCGTCTCCTTTGGAAGGCCGTGAATAAGGCACTCCCAGTGGGCGTTGATGTCGGTGGTCAAAGGGATGGGCACCACCGTGACCAAGCTCCAAGTCTGTATATGTCACCATACCTCCGTGGTGAAACTGCTGTCGCGGAAAAGGTGGATGATAGTCTCCCCGTGGATATGGCAGAGCTTACAcatcgggtcgtggggccatCCCCGAGAGGCCAGGTTGTCGGCCATTAGGATCTTGCCGTGTGCCGGCGTCCATGCAAAGAATTTGTAGCTTGGCGCCGCTACCGCCTTCCATATTTTCCCTGACTCAAAAGGGGGGAGTGAGCCAGCAAACTGAATTCGATATGCCGAGGCGGTGGTGTATGAGGCCGAGGGGGTCCATCTCCAGGAGATGGAATCGTTCTCCTTGGAGAGGTGGACGCCCTGAATGCACTCCCAAAGTGCGACGAAGTCCAAAAGTTGCTTCGTGCTGTTGATGCGAAGGAGGGCCCGAATCTAGTTTCCTCCAGACAATTCCTTTTGGACCGTGCGATTTTTTCTGGAGGCAATCGCAAAAAGGCCCGGCCATCTATTCCTCGGAGTGGATCCGTCAGGGAGCCAAGCATCGTGCCAGAATAATGCCTTCTCTCCCACACCAAGGGAAATCTTCGTCGATGCCCTGAAGAGCGCCAAGTCCTTCTGGCCGCAAGGGGAGGGGAGTCCCAACCATGGGCGGGCACGATCAGCCCACGCGAGCCAAGGCCAGTGGAGGCGGAGAGCCCTGCCGAACTTGGCCAGATCGAGGATTCCAAGCCCACCAAGCTCCCTGGGGCGGCACACCGTGGCCCAATTCACCAAAGGTATAGAGGACGACGCTTGGCCTGGCTGACGAGTGCGTACCCAGATGAAGTTCCGAATGAGTTTGTTTATCTGGCGGAGGATTCCGGCGGGGAGCTTGAATGCCGTGAGGTGGTAAGTGACCACGGCGGAGAGGATGGATCTTGCTAGAACGACACGTCCCGCCCGGGTAAAGTGTGTACCCCGCCAACCCGCAAGGCGGGAGCCTGCCTTGTCGATCAGCGGCTGGAAGGCGGTGCCTTTGAGCTTGGACGGGCAGAGAGGGAGGCCCAAGTAAGTGCAAGGGAAGGCCCCTAGCCTGGCCGGGAAGGCGGCAAGGGCGGCAGCAGATTGCGCCTCGTCGCAGCCGATGAGGAAGATCTCCGATTTGTCGAGGTTGGTGCGCATCCGGAGGCGTCTCCGAAGAGCACGATCAAGCGGTGGATTGCTTGTAAATCCATTGGCGAGGGGGAGGAGAAAATCCCGATGTCATCTGCGTAAAGAGAGACGCGCACGTTGATTGTGGTCAAGCGAAAAGGCTTGAGAAGACCGTCCAAAGCCGCCTTGTGCAAGATGTGGTGGAGGGGGTCCATCGCGATGATGAAGAGCATCGGGGAGAGTGGATCTCCCTGTCTCAGCCCACGGGCATGGCGGATCCTCGGGCCCGGCACTCCGTTAAGGAGGGCGCGAGAGGAGGCGGacgagaggaggaggcagatCCATTGCCGCCATCGGGGACCGAATCCGAGCGCGTTGAGAAGCTCCATAAGGAAAAGCTAACAGACCGAGTCGAAGGCTTTGGAAATATCAAGCTTCAGGAAGCATGCTGGCTCCTTTTTCCGGTATAAATCCCGAATGATTCCTTGCACCAAGATGAAGTTGTCGTGAATACAACGCTTCTTGATGAAGGCCGATTGACTTGCGGAAACCAGTTCCGGGAGCACTGGGGCAAGCCGTAGAGACAAAAGTTTG
The Brachypodium distachyon strain Bd21 chromosome 2, Brachypodium_distachyon_v3.0, whole genome shotgun sequence genome window above contains:
- the LOC100845898 gene encoding uncharacterized protein LOC100845898, whose translation is MSGFAGRPWMGDATPSSGENARDDGVKELGSSSTNASAISFGFAATAILISMFLLMAIFEHLIKPGWASAAAHDGDGDGQSSHSQPAGRHPGGPRDHGSPDKLAPPPKMEEEAVVALDLTVVMPGQRYPTFLAQPAPLLLACCPREGMRWPPHHHGHQHSLLPP